The following is a genomic window from Streptomyces chrestomyceticus JCM 4735.
ACCGCGCCGACCGGCAGCCCGGTCTCCTTCTTGACCCGCTCGGCGAACGGCACCTGATAGTCGGGGCCCGCCACGATCTTCGCGCCGGGGGCGTTGCCGCCGGTGGAGGTGTCCAGCAGGTCCACGCCGTGCGCCTTCAGGTCGGCCGCGAAGCGCACGGTGTCGTCGGCGGTCCAGCCCTCGCGCTCGTCGTCCGCGTTCTCCGACAGCCAGTCCGTCGCCGAGATCCGGAAGAACACCGGCAGCTCCTCAGGCCACACGGCCCGCACCGCGTCCACGACCTCCAGCGCGAACCGGGTGCGGTTCTCGTACGAGCCGCCGTACTCGTCGGTACGCCGGTTGGTGTACGGCGAGAGGAACTCGTTGATCAGGTAGCCGTGCGCGCCGTGGATCTCCGCCACCTCGAAGCCCGCCTCCAGGGCCCGCCGCGCGGTCGCCGCGAACTGTCCGACGATCTCCTGGATCTCCTCGGTCGACAGCTCCGCCGGCTCGGTGGACGCCTCGTCGAACGCCAGCGGGCTCGGGCCCACCGGCTGCCATCCGTGCCCCTCACCGGGAGCGATCGCGGCGCCGCGGTCCACCCACGTACGCTCGGTGGAGGCCTTGCGTCCCGCGTGGGCGATCTGGATGCCGGGGACGGAGCCGTGCGCCTTCAGGAAGTCGGTGATGCGGCGGAACGCGGCGGTCTGCCGGTCGTTCCAGAGCCCCAGGTCGTACGGGCTGATGCGCCCCTCGGGGCTCACCGCCGTCGCCTCGGTCAGGATCAGCCCCGTGCCGCCCACGGCGCGCGAGGCCAGGTGCTGGAAGTGCCAGTCGTTGGGCACACCCTGTTCCGGGCCGTCCGGCGCCGCCGAGTACATGCACATGGGAGCCATCCATATGCGGTTGGGGATGGTCAGCGACCGGAGGGTGAGGGGCTCGAACAGTGCGCTCACGACGGACTCCCGCGTTCGGTGGTGCTTCGGCTTGACGCTTCATACGATATCCCTCGTAGTACGGGGTCTGTCAAACTACGAAGGGTCTCGTACTTGTGGTGGCTCACGGCGGGACGCGGAGGGTCGACGCACGCGAACGGGGCCGGCCCTCGATGGGTCCGGCCCCGCACGTCGTTCCACGCCGCTGCACCGTCCGGCTCGCGGCGTACCCCCGTACCGCCGCGACCGGCCGTCCGGCCCGGAGCACCGCCCTGGGCCGACCGGCTCACGATAAGGGCCCCCGGACGACTCGTTCGAGCGATTTTTGACGCCTCCGGGCGAGCTCTGCCGCGGGATACCGCAGCGCGGGAACCGGGCGGCGCGCGCATCGCGGACCGCGCGACTGTTCAGGCACGGCCGCACCGGACACCCGCAGGGGTGCACCCCGTCCCGTACCGCCGCTCCGTATCACGGCACCCCGAGGAGGACGCGCCCATGGCCACGCGCGGCATCGACCACATCGGCGTCACGGTCCCCGACATCGACGCGGCGACCGCCTTCTTCGCGGCCGCGCTGGACGCGGAAGTCCTGTACGACACGCTGCCCCGGGAGGAGGGCCCCAACGGGGGCGAAGGCGTCGAGCGGCGCCTCGGGGTGCCGCGGGGCACCGCGCAGACGGCCATCCGGATGCTGGCCCTGCCGAACGGGCCCGGCATCGAGTTGTTCGAGTTCACCGGTCCGCGGCAGCGGTCTCCCGCCGTCCCGTGCGACCTGGGATGGCAGCACCTGGCCTGCTACGTGGACGACCTGGACACCGCGGTGGCGCGGGCCGAGGAGGCGGGTGCCGTGGCACTCGGGCCGCCGCAGCCCCTGCCGGGGCCGGAGGAGGGGGCACGCAACCGGTTCGCGTATCTGCGCACCCCCTGGGGCAGCACGCTGGAGCTGCTGACCTACCCGGACCCGCAGCCGTACGAGCGGACGGCCCGCCGGCGCCGGTGGCGCCCCTGAGCACCGCGGCCGCAGAGCGGCGGCGGAGGGGCGGAGAGGGCAGATCGGAGGGGTCGCACAGAGAACCGATGCACTTGCAGTGTTTCGATCCGCAAAAGTGGGAAACACCAGAGTCGAAGCGTTTTGATCTTATTTGTGAACGAGGTGAGCTGCCATGGGAATCATCGCGTGGATTCTGATCGGGTTGCTGGCGGGTGCGATCGCGAAGGCACTGATGCCGGGTAAGGACCCGGGTGGGTGCCTCGTCACCATGCTGATCGGCATCGTCGGCGGACTGCTGGGCGGCTGGCTCGGCAAGGTGATCTTCGGGGTGGAGTCGATCAACGGCTTCTTCCACCTCTCGACGTGGATCGCGGCCATCATCGGCTCGGTGATCGTCCTGGCGATCTACCGCGTGACCATCGGCCGTAAGCAAGGGCGCTGACGCGGCGCACGACCGCACGGCGACGGAGAGCCGGTTCCCTGACGACAGGGGACCGGCTCTTTCCGTGTGCGGGCCGGCTCCTCCCCGGCCGCGCCGAGCCGGCCGTTATGAGCATGCACATACGTTCTGACCTGCGCGGACGAGGTGCCGGAGGGCCGTTGTCAGTGGTCGGGTGCAGACTGAGCGATACCTGGGACAACGGCGTTTCGGAGGTGTTCGGCATGGCATCCGGCAAGACATCCAAGACACCCCACAAGGCAGACGTCCTCCTCGCGGTGGGCACGCGCAAAGGACTCTTCATCGGGCGACGGCGGCGCGGCGACTGGGAGCTGAGCGGGCCGCACTTCGCCGCACAGGCGGTGTATTCGATCGGCATCGACACCCGCCGTCCGACACCCCGGGTGCTGGCCGGCGCGGACAGCACCCATTGGGGCCCCTCGGTCTTCCACTCCGACGACCTCGGCGAGACCTGGCGGGAACCACTCCGCCCGCCCGTCAAGTACCCACCGGACACGGAGACTTCGCTGGAACGGGTGTGGCAGCTCCATCCGGCGGGCCCGGCCGCGCCCGACGTGGTGTACGCCGGGACGGAGCCCGGCGGGCTGTTCCGGTCGGTGGACGGGGGCGAGACTTTCGAGCTGGTACGCCCCCTGTGGGACCACCCGTCCCGGGAGCGGTGGGTGCCCGGCGGAGGCGGGCTGGCGGTGCACACGGTGATCACGGACCCGCGGGACGCGGACGCGGTGACGGTCGCGGTCTCCGCCGCCGGTGTGTTCCGCACGAAGGACGGCGGCCGGAGCTGGGCCCCGTCGAACAGCGGGGTGAAGGCGGTGTTCCTGCCCGACCCGGACCCGGAGTTCGGCCAGTGCGTACACAAGATCGCGCAGGACCCGGTGAACCGGGACCGGCTCTATCTGCAGAACCACTGGGGCGTCTACCGCAGCGACGACGCGGGCGCGAAGTGGACGGACATCGGCGGCGGACTGCCCTCCGACTTCGGATTCGCGACGGCCGCCCACCCGCGCCGGGCCGACGTGGCGTACGTCTTCCCCATCACCGCGGACATCGACCGCGTCCCGGCGGAACACCGCTGCCGGGTGTACCGCACCGAGGACGCCGGCGCGAGCTGGCAGGCGCTCAGCGACGGCCTGCCCCAGGAGGACCACTACGGCACGGTGCTCAGGGACGCGCTGTGCGTGGACGACGCCGACCCCGCCGGGGTCTATTTCGGCAACCGCAACGGGGAGGTCTTCGCCAGCGCGGACGACGGCGACAGTTGGCAGCAGCTCGCCTCCCACCTGCCGGACGTGCTGTGCGTACGGGCGGCCGCCGTCGGCTGAGCGGGGCGGCGGATCAGGCCGTCGGTTGAAGAGGATCCCCCTGCGGCCAGTAGGGTGACGGTCGTGGCTGCACGACCTCTTCATGAAATCGTCGAACCCGGCTGGGCCAAGGCACTTGAGCCGGTCGCCGGGCAGATCGCCAGGATGGGCGAGTTCCTGCGGGCGGAGATCGCCGCGGGACGTACGTACCTCCCGGCGGGCAGCAATGTGCTGCGCGCCTTTCAACAGCCCTTCGACGACGTCCGGGTGCTCATCGTCGGGCAGGACCCGTATCCGACGCCCGGACACGCGGTGGGCCTGAGCTTCTCCGTCGCGCCGGACGTCCGCCCGCTGCCCGGGAGTCTGGAGAACATCTACCGTGAGATGGCCTCCGACCTCGGGCTGCCGCGGCCGTCCAACGGCGATCTGACGCCGTGGACGCGGCAGGGCGTCCTGCTGCTCAACAGGGCGCTGACGACGGCGCCGCGCAAACCGGCGGCGCACCGCGGCAAGGGCTGGGAGGAGGTCACCGAGCAGGCCATCCGGGCCCTGGTCGCGCGGGGCCGTCCAATGGTGTCGGTGCTGTGGGGCCGCGACGCGCGCAATCTGCGGCCGCTCCTCGGCGACCTGCCCTCGGTGGAGTCGGCGCACCCCTCCCCCATGTCGGCCGACCGGGGCTTCTTCGGCTCGCGCCCGTTCAGCCGGACCAACGACCTGCTGGTGCGGCAGGGCGCGCAGCCGGTGGACTGGAGACTGCCCTGACCCTGCGGGATAGTGTGCCCGCATGACGAACGCGAACATCCCTGCGGGCTGGTACGCCGACCCGCAGGGCACGCCCGACCGGCTGCGCTGGTGGGACGGGTCCCGGTGGACCGAGCACACGCACGAGGGCCGGCCGGCCCAGGCGCAGACATCGGCCTCGCAGCAGGCCCAGCAGCAAGCGCAGCAGCCGTCGTACGTGAAGGCCGGGCAGCAGAGCGCCCCTCAGCAGCCGTACGGCCAGCAGGGCCCCGGGCAGGGGTACGCGCCCCAGCAGCAGAGCGCCGGGCAGCCGATGCCGCAGCAGTACGCGCCGCAGGCCGGGCAGCAGGTACCGGCCGGGCAGCAGGCCGGAGCCGGGCAGCCGGTGCACAACGGGCAGGTGCGGTACCAGGTCCAGCAGCAGGCCGGTGTCGCCCCCACCGCCCAGGGCGGCGGGACGCTGTTCACCGAACCGGTCCTGGTGGTGAACCAGAAGGCCAAGCTGATCGAGGTGACGAACGAGTACAGCGTCTTCGACCAGCACGGCAACACCCTCGGCACGGTCGTCCAGGTCGGCCAGAGCACCGCGAAGAAGGTGCTGCGGATCGTCTCCAGCCTCGACCAGTACATGACCCACCGGCTGGAGATCCGGGACCCGTACGGACAGCCGCAGCTCGTGCTGACCCGCCCCGCGAAGTTCATCAAGTCCAAGGTGCTGGTGGAGCGGCCCGACGGGCAGCCGGTCGGCGAGATCGTGCAGCAGAACGCCATCGGGAAGATCAACTTCGCGATGATGGCGGGCGGGCAGCAGATCGGCGCCATCAAGGCGGAGAACTGGCGCGCCTGGAACTTCGCCATCGTCGACCACACCGACACCGAGGTCGCCCGGATCACCAAGACCTGGGAGGGCCTGGCCAAGACGATGTTCACCACCGCGGACAACTACGTCCTGCAGGTGCACGTCCAGCTTCCCGAACCGCTGCGGAGCCTGGTCGTCGCCACGGCGCTGACCGT
Proteins encoded in this region:
- a CDS encoding NADH:flavin oxidoreductase/NADH oxidase, with amino-acid sequence MSALFEPLTLRSLTIPNRIWMAPMCMYSAAPDGPEQGVPNDWHFQHLASRAVGGTGLILTEATAVSPEGRISPYDLGLWNDRQTAAFRRITDFLKAHGSVPGIQIAHAGRKASTERTWVDRGAAIAPGEGHGWQPVGPSPLAFDEASTEPAELSTEEIQEIVGQFAATARRALEAGFEVAEIHGAHGYLINEFLSPYTNRRTDEYGGSYENRTRFALEVVDAVRAVWPEELPVFFRISATDWLSENADDEREGWTADDTVRFAADLKAHGVDLLDTSTGGNAPGAKIVAGPDYQVPFAERVKKETGLPVGAVGLITEAQQAEKIIVDGRADAALIGRELLRDPYFARNAARELGADIHVPNPYHRS
- a CDS encoding VOC family protein, with protein sequence MATRGIDHIGVTVPDIDAATAFFAAALDAEVLYDTLPREEGPNGGEGVERRLGVPRGTAQTAIRMLALPNGPGIELFEFTGPRQRSPAVPCDLGWQHLACYVDDLDTAVARAEEAGAVALGPPQPLPGPEEGARNRFAYLRTPWGSTLELLTYPDPQPYERTARRRRWRP
- a CDS encoding GlsB/YeaQ/YmgE family stress response membrane protein, whose translation is MGIIAWILIGLLAGAIAKALMPGKDPGGCLVTMLIGIVGGLLGGWLGKVIFGVESINGFFHLSTWIAAIIGSVIVLAIYRVTIGRKQGR
- a CDS encoding WD40/YVTN/BNR-like repeat-containing protein, with translation MASGKTSKTPHKADVLLAVGTRKGLFIGRRRRGDWELSGPHFAAQAVYSIGIDTRRPTPRVLAGADSTHWGPSVFHSDDLGETWREPLRPPVKYPPDTETSLERVWQLHPAGPAAPDVVYAGTEPGGLFRSVDGGETFELVRPLWDHPSRERWVPGGGGLAVHTVITDPRDADAVTVAVSAAGVFRTKDGGRSWAPSNSGVKAVFLPDPDPEFGQCVHKIAQDPVNRDRLYLQNHWGVYRSDDAGAKWTDIGGGLPSDFGFATAAHPRRADVAYVFPITADIDRVPAEHRCRVYRTEDAGASWQALSDGLPQEDHYGTVLRDALCVDDADPAGVYFGNRNGEVFASADDGDSWQQLASHLPDVLCVRAAAVG
- a CDS encoding uracil-DNA glycosylase; this translates as MAARPLHEIVEPGWAKALEPVAGQIARMGEFLRAEIAAGRTYLPAGSNVLRAFQQPFDDVRVLIVGQDPYPTPGHAVGLSFSVAPDVRPLPGSLENIYREMASDLGLPRPSNGDLTPWTRQGVLLLNRALTTAPRKPAAHRGKGWEEVTEQAIRALVARGRPMVSVLWGRDARNLRPLLGDLPSVESAHPSPMSADRGFFGSRPFSRTNDLLVRQGAQPVDWRLP
- a CDS encoding phospholipid scramblase-related protein, yielding MTNANIPAGWYADPQGTPDRLRWWDGSRWTEHTHEGRPAQAQTSASQQAQQQAQQPSYVKAGQQSAPQQPYGQQGPGQGYAPQQQSAGQPMPQQYAPQAGQQVPAGQQAGAGQPVHNGQVRYQVQQQAGVAPTAQGGGTLFTEPVLVVNQKAKLIEVTNEYSVFDQHGNTLGTVVQVGQSTAKKVLRIVSSLDQYMTHRLEIRDPYGQPQLVLTRPAKFIKSKVLVERPDGQPVGEIVQQNAIGKINFAMMAGGQQIGAIKAENWRAWNFAIVDHTDTEVARITKTWEGLAKTMFTTADNYVLQVHVQLPEPLRSLVVATALTVDTALKQDARGFG